A genomic segment from Arcobacter acticola encodes:
- a CDS encoding non-canonical purine NTP pyrophosphatase codes for MKIVLASANKGKITEFQKLMPNDEVIAFSEILGKIEIVEDKDSFKGNAIKKAQTIYEELIKIGQNDVIVISDDSGITVPALNNEPGIYSARYAGEGSSDKQNNAKLIENLNKQNLEKTAAFYTACIAIVYKGEVYTVHGWMHGNVINKELGEGGFGYDPMFIANGFDKTLGELGYEAKKEFSHRTKALNLAKKVLDVIL; via the coding sequence GTGAAGATAGTATTAGCATCAGCAAATAAAGGAAAAATAACAGAATTTCAAAAATTAATGCCAAATGATGAAGTAATTGCATTTAGTGAAATTTTAGGAAAAATAGAAATAGTAGAAGATAAAGATAGTTTTAAAGGCAATGCCATTAAAAAAGCTCAAACAATATATGAAGAGCTTATAAAAATAGGTCAAAATGATGTGATTGTAATATCTGATGATTCCGGAATTACAGTACCAGCACTTAATAATGAACCAGGAATTTATTCAGCAAGATATGCAGGTGAAGGCTCATCTGATAAACAAAATAACGCGAAATTAATTGAAAACCTAAATAAACAAAATTTAGAAAAAACTGCAGCTTTTTATACAGCATGTATTGCAATAGTTTATAAAGGTGAAGTTTATACAGTTCATGGATGGATGCATGGAAATGTTATAAACAAAGAACTAGGTGAGGGTGGTTTTGGATATGATCCAATGTTTATAGCTAATGGTTTTGATAAAACTTTAGGAGAACTAGGATATGAAGCAAAAAAAGAGTTCTCACATAGAACAAAAGCTTTAAATCTTGCAAAAAAAGTATTGGATGTTATACTTTAA
- a CDS encoding pyrroline-5-carboxylate reductase: MKLTLIGNGIMAQSLARGLIKNHEVEIIGRDIDKLKNIQEKMPQIKIKVLEDHEDITNKNVLFCVKPYALQSVSARLTGNANILLSILAGTKLETLRKQIKAKHYIRTMPNIAASVQNSTTTITGDNEAKIIAMEIFSSIGQAIWVNTENQLDIATAIAGSGPAYLALIAEALADGAVKAGLERHISTQLVQGLFSGTASLLKHTHPAIIKDSVMSPGGTTAAGYAQLEEAGVRNAMIKAVESAYNKAIELGKK, from the coding sequence ATGAAACTTACATTAATTGGTAATGGAATTATGGCTCAATCATTAGCCAGAGGTCTTATTAAAAATCATGAAGTAGAAATCATTGGCAGAGATATAGATAAACTAAAAAATATTCAAGAAAAAATGCCACAAATTAAAATAAAAGTATTAGAAGACCATGAAGATATCACAAATAAAAATGTTCTTTTTTGTGTAAAACCTTATGCTTTACAAAGCGTATCAGCTAGACTTACAGGAAATGCAAATATTTTATTATCAATTTTAGCTGGAACAAAACTTGAAACATTAAGAAAACAAATAAAAGCAAAACACTATATAAGAACTATGCCAAATATCGCAGCTTCAGTTCAAAACTCAACTACTACAATTACAGGAGATAATGAAGCAAAAATTATCGCTATGGAAATTTTTTCTAGTATTGGTCAAGCTATTTGGGTAAATACTGAAAATCAACTAGATATTGCAACTGCAATTGCTGGAAGTGGTCCTGCATATTTAGCTTTAATAGCTGAAGCCTTAGCAGATGGTGCAGTTAAAGCTGGACTTGAAAGACATATAAGTACACAATTAGTTCAAGGATTATTTTCTGGAACTGCATCACTTTTAAAACATACACATCCAGCTATTATCAAAGATTCAGTTATGAGTCCAGGTGGAACAACAGCTGCTGGTTATGCTCAACTTGAAGAAGCAGGTGTAAGAAATGCTATGATAAAAGCCGTTGAAAGTGCATATAATAAAGCGATTGAGCTTGGTAAAAAATAG
- a CDS encoding outer membrane protein assembly factor BamD: MMKSFRLKNILLIACAAFVFTACSSKSEEEYNKPAVYWYNKMMKQIGSNDLDEADDTYTSLESEHRNSPFIPSAMLILINAHIDEEEYALANFYLDEYIKRFSLSKDIDYARYLKIKANFLGFKYQFRDQQLIDDTLVQIQDFKVKYTNSPYMPLVDTINARLEMAKASINQEIADLYKRKDKELAVAFYEEKVKESWIAPSEIEAVKVPFYRSIFE, encoded by the coding sequence ATGATGAAAAGCTTTAGGTTGAAAAATATATTATTAATAGCTTGTGCGGCTTTTGTATTCACAGCTTGTTCTTCTAAATCAGAAGAAGAATACAACAAACCAGCAGTTTATTGGTATAACAAAATGATGAAACAAATTGGATCAAATGATTTGGATGAAGCAGATGATACGTATACATCTTTAGAAAGTGAACATAGAAATTCACCTTTTATTCCAAGTGCAATGTTAATTTTAATTAATGCTCATATTGACGAAGAAGAGTATGCTCTTGCAAACTTTTATTTAGATGAATATATTAAAAGATTTAGTTTAAGTAAAGATATAGATTATGCAAGATACTTAAAAATAAAAGCAAACTTTCTAGGATTTAAATATCAATTTAGAGATCAACAACTAATTGATGATACTTTAGTACAAATCCAAGATTTTAAAGTTAAATACACAAATTCACCATATATGCCTTTAGTTGATACAATAAACGCAAGATTAGAAATGGCAAAAGCATCTATAAATCAAGAAATAGCTGATCTTTACAAAAGAAAAGATAAAGAATTAGCAGTTGCTTTCTATGAAGAAAAAGTAAAAGAATCTTGGATTGCACCAAGTGAAATCGAAGCTGTAAAAGTACCATTTTATAGATCAATTTTCGAGTAA
- a CDS encoding type IV pilus modification PilV family protein — protein sequence MVKNSFTLVETLISITLLAIVISGFLNSSYYDEQNHKNFMLLNNLENKFNTQSYSDFTKTSTSIQIVKNNENIENINVSKYQFENDNIKIYKYEK from the coding sequence TTGGTAAAAAATAGTTTTACATTAGTTGAAACATTAATTAGCATTACTCTATTGGCAATTGTAATAAGTGGATTTCTAAACTCCTCTTATTATGATGAACAAAATCATAAAAACTTTATGTTGTTAAATAATTTAGAAAATAAATTTAATACTCAAAGTTATAGTGATTTCACAAAAACATCTACTTCAATTCAAATTGTAAAAAATAATGAAAATATTGAAAATATAAATGTTTCTAAATATCAATTTGAAAATGATAATATAAAAATCTATAAATATGAAAAATAG